The Anaerolineales bacterium region ATGCAGGCGCGCGCCCGCGCCGCCCAGCAGCTGGGCACCTTCACCAGCACGGGGGAGGGCGGTTACCCGCCGTCGCTGGTGCCGTACAAAGACCACATCATCACCCAAGTGGCCACCGGCATGTTTGGCGTGCGCGAGGAAACCATCCAGTACGCGCCCATCGTCGAGTTCAAGTACGCCCAGGGCGCCAAGCCCGGCCTGGGCGGCCACCTGCTGGGCGACAAGGCCACCGATGTGGTCGCCGCCATGCGTGAGAGCGTGCCCTGGGTCAGCTTGTTCTCGCCGTTCCCCTTCCACTCTGTGTATTCGGTCGAAGACCACCGTAAGCATGTGGACTGGATCCGCACTACCAATCCGCGTGCCCTCGTTTCCGTCAAAGTGTCCACGCCGACCGATGTAGACATGGTGGCGGTCGGTTCGTATTTCGCCGGCGCGCACATCGTCCACCTGGATGGCTCGTACGGTGGCACCGGCGCCGCGCCGGAAATTGCCAAAAAGAACATCGCCATGCCGATCGAGTTCGCCATCCCCAAGGTGCACAAATACCTGGTCAGCGAAAATGTGCGCGAGGAAGTGACCTTGATGGCCAGCGGTGGTGTGCGCACTGCCTACGACGTCGCCAAGGCCATCGCCCTTGGCGCGGATGGCTGCGTCATGGGTACGGCCGAACTGATCGCGATTGGCTGCACGCGCTGCAGCAACTGCGAGCGTGGTCGCGGCTGCCCCTTCGGCCTCACCACCACCGACCCGCTGCTACAGCAGCTAATGCCCGCCGACTGGGGCCAGCAGCGCATCGTCAATATGTACACCGCCTACGCCGCCCAGCTGCGTGACCTGCTGCGCAAGCTGGGCTTGCACAGCATCCGTGAGCTGCGCGGCCGCCGTGATCTGCTCAAGTATGTGGGCTGAGGAGACTGTGATGACTAACGACCTGACCCGTATCCTCGCCAGCCGCGGCCGCTTGCCGCGCACTGACCTGACCGAATTCAACCGAGACGAAGCCGCCGAGGGCGGCTGCGGCGTGATCGGCATGGCCAGCAGCGAGCGCGTCGCCGCCCGCCACATGCTGGCCGCCCTGGCGCAAATGAGCAACCGCGGCAACGGCAAAGGCGGCGGCATCGCCGCCGTAGGCCTGGACGCGGCGGAATTTGGTGTCAGCCCAGATGTGCTGCACAACGACTACTTGCTCGCCATGGCCTACATGGACCCGGCCGCCCGTGCCGAGGTCGAGGCGCAGTACATTCACCCGGTATTCGAGATCGACCATGTGCGTGAGCAGCCTCAGAT contains the following coding sequences:
- a CDS encoding alpha-hydroxy-acid oxidizing protein, with amino-acid sequence MASIAGKTDEQLIVEKHIANFHRGFAYWPRAEEAPPALGDSRWTQDLILATWLMAETGKPPDNGLEYKIGASGGGFDVLDFNIPSEDKWLPADTEIDLSIPLNRRDDGAQLKIDLPMYGGGMSYGSISEHVMQARARAAQQLGTFTSTGEGGYPPSLVPYKDHIITQVATGMFGVREETIQYAPIVEFKYAQGAKPGLGGHLLGDKATDVVAAMRESVPWVSLFSPFPFHSVYSVEDHRKHVDWIRTTNPRALVSVKVSTPTDVDMVAVGSYFAGAHIVHLDGSYGGTGAAPEIAKKNIAMPIEFAIPKVHKYLVSENVREEVTLMASGGVRTAYDVAKAIALGADGCVMGTAELIAIGCTRCSNCERGRGCPFGLTTTDPLLQQLMPADWGQQRIVNMYTAYAAQLRDLLRKLGLHSIRELRGRRDLLKYVG